From Aptenodytes patagonicus chromosome 1, bAptPat1.pri.cur, whole genome shotgun sequence, one genomic window encodes:
- the HSF2BP gene encoding heat shock factor 2-binding protein, which translates to MRRRAGLVGDAQKAETKEEFVKVRRRDLERLTTEVMQLRDFLPKIVNGDILGTFQKLDAIESNMEKKEEEIDQLKMDCEHFRARLETAQADCMREKKEKLDLRQQLNEAKQQLLQQAEYCTEMGAAVCTLLWGVSSSEEAVKTILGGSKAVKFFTITAQTMESFVKSLSEDMKQQDLDSDENQFVLALAGIVTNVAALACGREFLVSSSRELLDTMMHLLGDMKPGLCTKFKVLMLMSLYNVSINLKGLKYISESPGFIPLLWWLLNDPDTEVCLHALRLLQSVILEPEVLAKSASEMRDTLPFQRIIALSKSRNADLQALAKELLEDLKILEYEA; encoded by the exons ATGCGGCGCCGCGCCGGCCTCGTTGGCGACGCGCAG aagGCTGAGACCAAAGAGGAATTTGTTAAAGTTAGAAGGAGGGATTTGGAAAGGCTGACAACTGAGGTTATGCAATTGCGGGATTTCTTACCCAAAATAGTAAATGGGGATATCCTGGGGACGTTCCAGAAACTGGATGCTATTGAATCAA acatggagaaaaaggaggaggaaatagaCCAGCTGAAAATGGATTGTGAACACTTCAGAGCCCGTCTGGAAACAGCCCAGGCAGATTGCATGAGGGAGAAGAAG GAGAAACTAGACCTCCGCCAGCAGCTGAACGAGGCCAAGCAACAGCTCCTGCAGCAAGCAGAGTATTGCACAGAAATGGGTGCAGCGGTGTGCACACTGTTGTGGGGCGTATCTAGCAGTGAGGAAGCTGTTAAAACCATTTTAGGAGGA AGTAAAGCAGTAAAGTTTTTCACAATCACTGCACAGACCATGGAGAGCTTTGTGAAGTCATTAAGTGAAGACATGAAACAGCAGGATTTGGATTCTGATGAAAATCAGTTTGTATTAGCTTTGGCAGGGATTGTTACAA ATGTGGCTGCACTGGCATGTGGCCGTGAGTTCTTGGTTAGTTCAAGTCGTGAATTACTGGACACAATGATGCACCTCCTAGGAGACATGAAGCCGGGACTCTGTACCAAATTTAAAGT GCTAATGCTAATGTCACTTTACAATGTGAGTATCAACTTGAAAGGCTTGAAGTACATCAGTGAAAGCCCAGGTTTTATTCCTTTGCTTTGGTGGCTATTGAATG ACCCGGATACAGAAGTTTGTCTTCATGCTCTGCGGCTCCTCCAGTCTGTGATTTTGGAGCCAGAAGTATTAGCCAAGTCAGCCTCTGAGATGCGTGATACTTTGCCATTTCAGCGTATCATTGCACTGTCAAAGAGCCGCAATGCAGATCTGCAAGCACTTGCAAAAGAACTACTTGAAGATCTTAAAATACTTGAGTATGAAGCATAG